In Edaphobacter paludis, a single window of DNA contains:
- a CDS encoding isoprenylcysteine carboxylmethyltransferase family protein, with protein sequence MPIYGYLIVAVGWLVWFIPFPLNGWNRNPPQRRDRRARWGVLLQVLSYLLLSLGHFWTRSPAMWQSGLAIVLFGFAALLSWTSTRALGRHLRFEAALSPDHVLVRSGPYRLLRHPIYTSMFCLLLGTGFMVGSPLLLGLAIVIFLIGTEIRVHVEDSLLASRFGDQFRNYQHGVSAYIPLIR encoded by the coding sequence ATGCCGATCTACGGATATCTCATCGTTGCCGTCGGATGGCTGGTGTGGTTCATCCCGTTTCCGCTGAATGGGTGGAACCGAAACCCTCCGCAGAGAAGGGATCGACGTGCGCGCTGGGGTGTTCTGCTTCAGGTGTTGTCCTACCTGCTTCTATCGCTGGGGCATTTCTGGACGAGATCACCTGCTATGTGGCAGAGTGGGCTCGCAATTGTCCTGTTCGGGTTTGCGGCTCTCTTGTCGTGGACCAGCACACGCGCATTGGGGCGGCATCTGCGTTTTGAGGCCGCGCTCAGTCCGGACCATGTACTGGTGCGTTCTGGTCCTTATCGTCTGCTTCGACACCCCATCTATACGTCGATGTTCTGTTTGCTGCTGGGAACCGGTTTCATGGTTGGGTCGCCGCTTCTTCTCGGCCTCGCAATCGTGATCTTCCTGATCGGCACGGAGATTCGTGTGCACGTCGAAGACAGTCTGCTGGCGTCCCGCTTCGGTGACCAGTTTCGCAACTATCAGCACGGCGTTTCGGCTTACATTCCCCTCATCCGATAG
- the panB gene encoding 3-methyl-2-oxobutanoate hydroxymethyltransferase, whose amino-acid sequence MSLTTFRAASADRPGNPAAKVTVPSLLDKKLAHEPITVVTAYDYASARLVDEVGLDVILVGDSLAMVMQGHENTLAITMDEMLLYTRGVRRAVRRALLVADMPFGSYQIDESEGVANALRFVKEAGAEAVKIEGGRERVDLVRRIVGAQVPVMGHIGLTPQSVHRMGGYKVQGKTLAAIEEMRADALALEDAGCFAIVLEGVPRELAKIVTDELHVPTIGIGAGPDCDGQVLVLHDMMTMTFSAPAKFVRRYADVSGIMREALGNYKRDVETHQFPSDAESYHLSQEMRDRMAALTEKAG is encoded by the coding sequence ATGAGTTTGACAACGTTTCGCGCCGCGAGCGCAGACCGCCCCGGCAACCCCGCCGCAAAAGTCACAGTTCCCTCTCTTCTCGATAAAAAGCTGGCCCACGAGCCCATCACCGTCGTCACAGCCTACGACTACGCCAGCGCTCGCCTCGTCGACGAAGTCGGCCTCGACGTCATCCTCGTCGGCGACTCGCTCGCCATGGTCATGCAAGGCCACGAGAACACGCTGGCCATCACCATGGACGAGATGCTGCTCTACACTCGCGGCGTTCGCCGTGCCGTCCGCCGCGCCCTTTTAGTCGCCGATATGCCCTTCGGCAGCTACCAGATCGACGAAAGCGAGGGCGTTGCCAACGCTCTGCGCTTCGTCAAAGAGGCCGGAGCAGAAGCCGTAAAGATCGAAGGCGGACGCGAGCGGGTCGATCTGGTGCGCCGCATCGTCGGCGCTCAGGTCCCGGTCATGGGCCATATCGGCCTCACGCCGCAAAGCGTCCACCGCATGGGCGGCTATAAAGTGCAGGGCAAAACCCTGGCCGCCATCGAGGAGATGCGCGCCGACGCGCTTGCGCTTGAAGATGCCGGATGCTTCGCCATCGTGCTCGAAGGCGTTCCCCGCGAGCTGGCCAAGATCGTCACCGACGAGCTGCACGTCCCCACCATCGGCATTGGTGCCGGCCCCGACTGCGACGGTCAGGTCCTCGTCCTTCACGACATGATGACCATGACCTTCTCTGCCCCCGCCAAATTCGTCCGCCGCTACGCCGACGTCTCCGGCATAATGCGCGAGGCCCTCGGCAACTACAAGCGCGACGTCGAAACCCACCAGTTTCCCTCCGACGCGGAGAGCTACCATCTCTCCCAGGAGATGCGCGATCGCATGGCAGCCCT